The Mycolicibacterium flavescens genomic interval CAGGCCCGCGGAGACGGCGGCGTTGATCCGCGAGCAGCTCGGCTCCTAGGGATGGCGCCGGTCACCGACGAGCAGGTGGAGGCCGTGCGCGCGCTTGTCGCCGCGATCCCGCCGGGCCGAGTGTCGACCTACGGCGACATCGCCGATGCCGCCGGGCTTTCCAGCCCGCGCATCGTCGGCTGGATCATGCGCACCGACTCGTCGGACCTGCCGTGGCATCGGGTGATTCGCGCGTCCGGTCGCCCCGCGCCGCACCTGAGCACTCGACAGCTCGAACGACTGCGCGCCGAGGGTGTGCTTGCCGACGACGGCCGGGTGAACCTGCGCGCCGTGCGCCACGAATTCTGAAGGTGTCGAGTGTGGGGTCGACGCACGCTCCGAGCGCCGCGCGCGTGCGGGTAACCCACGTTCGGCGGGGCGACGCTTAGAGCACCAGGCGGACCAGAGCCGCCGTCCGCGCGAGACCGGGGAACGCGGCGGCCGTCGACCGCGGATGAAGGGCGTGCACGGCGATGCGGAACATCAACGCGCGCAACAACATCTGCGACCACTCGGGAAGCGGACTCCAGCGTTCGATCAGCCCGTCGTCGGCCTCGCCCCAGGACAGCGCGTCCACCACGACGACACCGGCGGCCCACGACGCCGGCCGCCAGTACGGGATGATGTCGGTGATCCCGGGTGCGGCGGTGCCCGCGAAAAGAACTGTGCCGTAGAGGTCGCCGTGGACCAGCTGGCTGGGGCTCTTCGTCGGCTTACGCAGGGTGGCAAGCTGATTGAGCAGCTCGATCGAGCGTTGCCCGTCGGCCGACCCCGGCGACACCTTGGCACCCGGCGGCAACGAATGCAGCGGTCGTTCCTCCCAGGCGGCG includes:
- a CDS encoding putative methylated DNA-protein cysteine methyltransferase → MAPVTDEQVEAVRALVAAIPPGRVSTYGDIADAAGLSSPRIVGWIMRTDSSDLPWHRVIRASGRPAPHLSTRQLERLRAEGVLADDGRVNLRAVRHEF
- a CDS encoding aminoglycoside phosphotransferase, encoding MLAAFGLTGVEPVALGPGWEGGWRCGEVVVSMVADHARAAWSAKVRETLFVDGVRLARPVRSTDGRYVVAGWRADTFVAGTPEPRHDEVVSAAVRLHEATAKLERPRFLTQPPVAPWADVDVFIAADRAAWEERPLHSLPPGAKVSPGSADGQRSIELLNQLATLRKPTKSPSQLVHGDLYGTVLFAGTAAPGITDIIPYWRPASWAAGVVVVDALSWGEADDGLIERWSPLPEWSQMLLRALMFRIAVHALHPRSTAAAFPGLARTAALVRLVL